The sequence below is a genomic window from Bradyrhizobium septentrionale.
GCTTCAGCGAGAAGTCGTAGGCGCCGTACAGCGGATAGTCGAGGCAGACGTCGCGGAGCTGGATGCTTGCCATGCCTAGATCCAGAACGCCGCTTTGCGCAGATGGGCGACGGTGACGGTCGCGGGGACCGCGAGCGCGGCGAGGCAGGCCAGCACGTAGATCACGCTGGTCGTCGCGACATGACCGGTCGCTAAGGGATCGCGCCAGATCGCGAACAGATGCGTCAGCGGATTGAGTCGCATCACCGTGGAGCCGCGATCGATCATCTCCTCTGTCCAGATGATCGGTGAGGCCAGGAATGCCAGGGTCAGCGAGGATTCAATGATCGGCTTGATGTCGCGGTAGCGCGTTGCCAGCGCGCCGAGCACGAGGCTCAGGGCCAGCGTGCAGACGACGAAGAGAGCAAGGCCGGGCAGGGCGGCGATGGCGCCGCCGACATCGCGGGGCGTCAGCGCCAGCCAGAGGATCAGCGGCACGACCGCGTTGTGGGCCGCGAACAGCGCCTGCCGGAAGGTACATTGCAGCAGGAAGACGACCGGCGGCAGCGCGCGATCCTTGATCAGGCTGGCCGAGTTCTGCAGTGCGGTGGTAGCGTCGAGCACGACGCTGTTGAGAAAGGTCCAGGCGGTGAGGCTCGCCGCGAGCATCGGCAACCGCGCCAGCGCGCTCGCGTTGGAGAGATGGCCGATGACCGAGCCGAGAACGGCCACCATGATCGCCATCTGGATCGACATCCAGAAGGGTCCAAGGAGGGAGCGGACGTAGCGATGGCGCACGTCGGACCAGGCCAGTGCTGCCGCGATCTGGATCGCCCCGACGAGACCGGCCGTTTGGGGACGCGAGGCTGGGGCTGGTGAACCTGCGTCCTTTGCGGTGGCCTCGTCGGTAACGACCTTGCGGTACACTGTCTCGACTCCCTCCTTGAAGGCTGTGGTTGAGTATTTCGTCATGGCGCGATGGCGCGCGGCCTGGCCCATGTGGCGGCGCCGCTCGGGATCGTTGATCAAGGTCTCGATGGCGTCGGCGAGCGCTGCGGCGTCACCGGGCGGCACCGTGATGGCCTCGAGGCCGTGGCGGGCGACATGCGGAACGCCGGTGTCGAGCGCGGTGTTGACGATGGGGCGGCTCGCGGCCATCGCCTCGAGCTGCACCAGCCCGAAGGTCTCCGCATTGGTCACCGACGGCATCACGAAGACGTCGGCGATGCGCATCAGCTTGACGCGTTCGCTCTCGGACACCGAGCCGAGCAGGCGGACGCGGTCCTGCAGGCCGTAGTCGCGGATCAACTGCTCCAGATTGTCTCGCTCGCGGCCCTCGCCGACGATCCAGACCTCGAAATTGCGGGCGTGCGCCGCGCGCACCAGCACGTCAAAGCCCTTGTAGGGCACCAGCCGTCCGCAGGCGAGCACCAGGCGGCCGCGTGCGTTGACGTCATCCGGCTGGGCGGCCGGCCGGTCATATTTCGCAACATCCACACCAAATGGAACGGCGTGGCATTTGTCGGAGAATTCCTGCAGCAGCGGCGTGGTCTCGAGCAGCACCGGATCGGAGACGATGATCGCGGCGGCGCGACGCAACGTCCGTCGCATCAACGGT
It includes:
- a CDS encoding glycosyltransferase, encoding MIVVNAPVRRPSVLHIFKVYYPDLFGGTLTVIRDICAGLKDTFNAAVLVCSRSGGERQIVVNDVAVERVHSFGDVLSLPAAPTYPWRLWRRIGEHDLLALHAPFPLADLVFALGLGRARPLVVHWHADIVSHAALRFLVEPLMRRTLRRAAAIIVSDPVLLETTPLLQEFSDKCHAVPFGVDVAKYDRPAAQPDDVNARGRLVLACGRLVPYKGFDVLVRAAHARNFEVWIVGEGRERDNLEQLIRDYGLQDRVRLLGSVSESERVKLMRIADVFVMPSVTNAETFGLVQLEAMAASRPIVNTALDTGVPHVARHGLEAITVPPGDAAALADAIETLINDPERRRHMGQAARHRAMTKYSTTAFKEGVETVYRKVVTDEATAKDAGSPAPASRPQTAGLVGAIQIAAALAWSDVRHRYVRSLLGPFWMSIQMAIMVAVLGSVIGHLSNASALARLPMLAASLTAWTFLNSVVLDATTALQNSASLIKDRALPPVVFLLQCTFRQALFAAHNAVVPLILWLALTPRDVGGAIAALPGLALFVVCTLALSLVLGALATRYRDIKPIIESSLTLAFLASPIIWTEEMIDRGSTVMRLNPLTHLFAIWRDPLATGHVATTSVIYVLACLAALAVPATVTVAHLRKAAFWI